TACCTTTCATCAACATCAAATATTTCTATAGTGTTTTCTATCTCATCAATTTCTACAGGCTTATCTTTTATATCCACAAGCCTTCCCTCATCGTAGATAGCTAAGTATAGCGTACCCGCTTGGTCGATATAATTAAATTTGATTTTTACTGTTACTTTGTTGTTATGATACCAACAGTTTACAGATTTAATATTTGAGAGATTTCCGTCATAGCCAAATGTAATATTTGCATCTAACAAACAATTATTATCAGAACCTATTAAAATATCTTCCCATTCGCTTTCACTGCCACTGTAATATACATCTGTTAGACTATAACAGTAATCAAACGCATCATCTCCAATACTGGTTACGCTATCAGGGATAGTTATAGTTGTAAGACTTTCACAGCCATAAAACGCATAATCTCCAATACTGGTTACACTATCAGGGATAGTTATATTTGTAAGACTTGTACAGGAATCAAACGTAGCATTCCCAATACTGGTTACACTATCTGGGATAGTTATATTTGTAAGACTTTCACAGCCATAAAACGCATAATCTCCAATACTGGTTACGCTATCAGGGATAGTTATAGTTGTAAGACTTTCACAGTAAAGAAACGCATAATCTCCAATACTGGTTACACTATCAGGTATAATAACTTCTGTTAAGTTTTCGTTATCTGCTAACGCAGTGGTTGAAATAATTTTAACAGTATTCGGGATCGAATAACTATCACCTGTTTTCCCAGCAGGATATTTAACAAGTCTTGTTTTATTTTTATCAAACAGAACATTATCAACCACACAAAAATGTTCATTTTCCTCAGAAACATTAATAGTTTTTAGAGAAGATAAATAACCCAATGCCCATTCGGATATACTCTCAATGCTGCTCGGCAAGGTTAATGCTGTTATATAAACACCATTCCATTCACACTCTTCAAAAGCATAATCTTCAATTCCAGCAACTGAATATTCGGCTAATGTTGCAGGAATCTCAAGTTCGGTATCTGTTCCATTATAGCTTAATATTACCGCTTTACCATTAGATAGTGCATATGTGTAGTCACCTTCTGTAAAACGCTCTCTTTCTGCATAGAAATAATCCCAATCTCCTTCGCCAACTTCAGTTTTTTCTGTAGTGTTGTTTACAAAAGAAACATGTATATCATGTTCTTTATCATCTGCTTCAAAAGGAATAGAAAAATGTTTTTCAACCGTTCCAGCAGGTATCACTATCTCAAGAGTTTTTTCAATTTCACCATCATAATTTAATATATCTATAATGGCTACACAATTTATATATACATAATCAAATTCAATAGTTCCTTCTACAGCAGAACCCGTAAAGTAAACATCACCAAATCCGCCAAAGACAACATCTTCACTATAGTCAAACACTTTTTCTGCGTTTATTAAAGCATCGTTGTTTTCGCCGATAGTGATTGCATTCCATTGTTCTTGTGTGCCTATGTAATTAACAGTTTCAAGATAGTCGCAACCATAAAAAGCGTTTTCTTCTATCTCTACAATTGTATCAGGAATAAGGATAGTTTCAAATTCGGCATACTCAAAGGCTGAATTTGAAATTTTTGTTATAGTATACCCATCAAGTGAAACTGGAATCCATACCTCATAATCATCATATTCATATCCAACAATTTCAGCAGTAGTGTCATCTATAGGGAAATAGTAGAACCCATTTGAGTAATTTGGTTGAAGTTCTGCATAAAACTCTGTAGAAACGCTTGTACCTTTTGAGTTTTTGTCAGCTTCATTGTCATAGAACGACACTTTTATAATATGGTTTTTATTATCTCCTATGAAGGGAATCTCAAATTCCAAGGAATTTGAACCAACAGTTATTCCCTCAACAATGACTTTGTTTAAAGAAAGTTCCTCATTGTCTGTATAATCAAATATTTCAATATAAGCAATACCGACTTCGGCAACTGTTTTGAATTCTAACCTTCCATAGATTGTATTGTTTTCATATTCATCAATTACAATATTCTGGCAGATTATACTTCCATTTACATAGTAAACAATTTTGGAATAGTATTCAGCATCATTGCCTTTAGAAACCTCGTCCCAATCTTTTTGACCTCCAACATAGTTGATTTTAACACTATTTGTTTCGCCAAACACATCTACGCCAATGTTGGCTACAGTAACAGGAATTGTGATTTCAGTTAAACTCTTAGACTCAGCAAAAGCTTCATCGCCAATACTTGTTAAATTTCCAGGAAGTTCAATGCTCTCTAAATCTTCACAGCCATAGAAGGATTTGTCCTCTATTTCAGTAACACTATCCGGCAACACAATTCCTTCTATATTGGTCTGAGTAAATATTACGCTTGTAAGATAATCAAACACAGACAAATCAAGCTCACCCGAGACATTGAGATACTTAATTTCTATACCTGTAACATGATATTCTTCGTCAATAAGCTCCCATGTTATGCCATCCCATTCTCCCGGTACAGCTTCATTCCAATCTAGTAATTGTGCATTTTCATTTGATTTCAAGAAGGAAACAAGAGTTTCTATTTCCTCACTATCAAAGTTTTCTGCAGAAGCATTTATTTTCTGATTGACAACATTTAGTACAGATAGCTCCATATCTTCTAATGAATCAATGGTATTGGCATTTAAATAATTGCCAGAACAACTTAACTCAATCAAGTTGTCGCAACCTGAAATCTGAATACTTATAAGGTTTGAATTATCGCAAGATGCATATGTCAAGCTTTCGCAGTCAAATATTGACAAAGTCCCGATATTGTTATTATTTAAAGATAAAGTTTCTAATTTTACTAATTCCGACAGATTGATTCCCGTATTGATTTCACAGTCAGAAAAGTCAATATCCGTCACATAATATGTATCACCAAATCTTTGCCAAGTAACACCATAATATGTGCTTGGGTCATCAATATTCCAGCCAAGTTTATCTAAGTTATCTCCGCTTTGCGCTATCTCTTTTAAGATAGCTATAT
The nucleotide sequence above comes from Clostridia bacterium. Encoded proteins:
- a CDS encoding leucine-rich repeat protein; this translates as LTNITIPDSVTSIGSAAFDYCHSLTDVYYSGSESEWEDILIGSDNNCLLDATIHCNSSGLLVPEYNQQTKTLTINYYGNMPNYSETSRPVWYTYKNEIERVIIGDNVTSIGDYAFADCENLVEIQYGKNITKIGDYAFYGCDGLVSEYLPEKVNQIGNYAFADCSQLYKVVIPETVNHIGSGAFSNCMNLKVVNIPNNIKTISPYMFAECISLNNITVPNGVVEIDEYAFQNCNELERISLPKSLELIQSYAFSGCTALQKISYSASQSKWKKVSIATGNEPIKNATVVFNDWSYDENTYNEELNLMGIDLSNKAYSGYKKLMEKMEKDYGFDDFSHWNWGEGTDGDDNEHNTSFVIGRKFVQQNGVTKNLVCVTIRGTHGVEWKGNMDFTGLEYDASQKDEYSFALAAEDVISRLDDYMNSHMTGTQDILFITGHSRGAAVANLVAQYYNDHYDNFADVYAYTYATPNTTLEPKASTNIYNFCFTDDFVPQVPLESWGYGKHGITYNVCAENLYNTNWYFRNAINSNTELKEWQTPFNQAMLNEIIKYTEGFVAPTAEDAYESTIYYYDPTDLVAVRSMNLHKFFRDYLAPVAIYKDSSKVKMGIYGARMAEESYFSKLYFPYTAYFLDGNVLNPYFHKAHSASTYKKAIELGLYDSEIFPALYGLRLMSLDTVPSEPDEVEVNAIKTFLQNGENSSLLGYDIDDISTWTGIKWNGNNISEIDFSYKQLTGEIDLSNFEALTSFKAPFNQLTNVTLSDCTNLTNLDLSYNEISNIDLSSCTALENLNLQNNSIYTLDLTNNTASNTIYISNNYLNISEGSDFYKELKGFEQNDAVISAYPQKLLSELEFCESDIAILKEIAQSGDNLDKLGWNIDDPSTYYGVTWQRFGDTYYVTDIDFSDCEINTGINLSELVKLETLSLNNNNIGTLSIFDCESLTYASCDNSNLISIQISGCDNLIELSCSGNYLNANTIDSLEDMELSVLNVVNQKINASAENFDSEEIETLVSFLKSNENAQLLDWNEAVPGEWDGITWELIDEEYHVTGIEIKYLNVSGELDLSVFDYLTSVIFTQTNIEGIVLPDSVTEIEDKSFYGCEDLESIELPGNLTSIGDEAFAESKSLTEITIPVTVANIGVDVFGETNSVKINYVGGQKDWDEVSKGNDAEYYSKIVYYVNGSIICQNIVIDEYENNTIYGRLEFKTVAEVGIAYIEIFDYTDNEELSLNKVIVEGITVGSNSLEFEIPFIGDNKNHIIKVSFYDNEADKNSKGTSVSTEFYAELQPNYSNGFYYFPIDDTTAEIVGYEYDDYEVWIPVSLDGYTITKISNSAFEYAEFETILIPDTIVEIEENAFYGCDYLETVNYIGTQEQWNAITIGENNDALINAEKVFDYSEDVVFGGFGDVYFTGSAVEGTIEFDYVYINCVAIIDILNYDGEIEKTLEIVIPAGTVEKHFSIPFEADDKEHDIHVSFVNNTTEKTEVGEGDWDYFYAERERFTEGDYTYALSNGKAVILSYNGTDTELEIPATLAEYSVAGIEDYAFEECEWNGVYITALTLPSSIESISEWALGYLSSLKTINVSEENEHFCVVDNVLFDKNKTRLVKYPAGKTGDSYSIPNTVKIISTTALADNENLTEVIIPDSVTSIGDYAFLYCESLTTITIPDSVTSIGDYAFYGCESLTNITIPDSVTSIGNATFDSCTSLTNITIPDSVTSIGDYAFYGCESLTTITIPDSVTSIGDDAFDYCYSLTDVYYSGSESEWEDILIGSDNNCLLDANITFGYDGNLSNIKSVNCWYHNNKVTVKIKFNYIDQAGTLYLAIYDEGRLVDIKDKPVEIDEIENTIEIFDVDERYKDYNVKVFYWDGNSSLKPLSKFVETEIVEAVLVEDVLESEHPYANDMDETKTYVYDGECVSIDVTFSDDTETESSYDYIYIYDSNDNQIGRYSGRELAGQTITIPGNTVKIRLTSDSSYTEYGYRTESIVINK